A single window of Brevundimonas naejangsanensis DNA harbors:
- a CDS encoding pyridoxal phosphate-dependent aminotransferase: MKWPAQRLSSGSKKSFGMYQEASELARNGADLIRLEVGRPWADTPLHIKEAAKAALDAGIVHYGDFRGTLSLRQALAAKLKSFNRIDVDADEILITNGLTHASYAAFMAAIDPGDEVILLEPYYPQHIGKVEMAGGVVVSAPLDASDNFSIKRELIESRITPRTRMIVLVNPSNPTGRVYTRAELQIIADLALQYDLLVLSDEVYEFITYEGHQHLSIAALPGMRERTISCYAFTKAYSMDGWRIGYVVADKALMPALLSVTMNDVTHVNVFVQEGALAAVTGPQEPMLAMVAADQRKRDMVVEALNRIPGITCEAPQGAIYAFPDISATGMASADLARAILRDVHVVTEAGGFYGPAGDRHLRVCFGSESQERLVEGMARLTAFFSKL; the protein is encoded by the coding sequence ATGAAATGGCCTGCGCAACGTCTGTCGAGCGGATCCAAGAAGAGCTTCGGCATGTATCAGGAGGCGTCAGAACTGGCGCGAAACGGCGCCGATCTGATCCGCCTGGAGGTCGGCCGTCCATGGGCCGACACGCCGCTGCATATCAAGGAGGCGGCGAAGGCCGCCCTTGATGCGGGCATTGTGCATTATGGAGATTTTCGCGGAACCCTCAGCCTTCGTCAGGCGCTGGCGGCCAAGCTCAAGAGCTTCAACAGGATTGACGTTGATGCCGACGAAATCCTGATCACCAATGGTCTGACTCATGCCTCTTATGCAGCCTTTATGGCTGCTATCGACCCCGGCGACGAGGTCATCCTGCTTGAGCCCTATTATCCGCAGCACATCGGCAAGGTGGAGATGGCGGGCGGCGTCGTGGTGTCTGCGCCTCTCGATGCCTCGGACAATTTTTCAATCAAGCGCGAACTTATTGAAAGCCGGATCACGCCGCGAACGCGCATGATCGTCCTGGTGAACCCGTCCAATCCGACCGGGCGGGTCTATACGCGCGCTGAACTGCAGATCATCGCCGATCTGGCCCTTCAGTACGATTTGCTGGTCCTGTCGGACGAGGTCTATGAGTTCATCACCTATGAGGGCCACCAACACCTGAGCATTGCGGCCCTGCCAGGAATGCGAGAGCGCACCATTTCCTGCTACGCCTTCACCAAGGCCTACTCGATGGATGGCTGGCGGATCGGCTATGTCGTGGCGGACAAGGCGTTGATGCCCGCCCTGCTGTCGGTGACGATGAACGATGTCACCCACGTCAACGTCTTCGTTCAGGAGGGCGCTCTGGCGGCGGTGACGGGCCCTCAGGAGCCTATGCTGGCCATGGTCGCGGCGGATCAACGCAAGCGCGACATGGTGGTCGAGGCATTGAACCGCATTCCCGGCATCACCTGCGAAGCGCCTCAGGGAGCCATTTATGCGTTCCCGGACATCAGTGCGACGGGGATGGCGTCCGCAGATCTGGCGCGTGCGATTTTGCGCGACGTGCATGTCGTGACCGAAGCCGGGGGCTTCTACGGTCCAGCGGGTGATCGCCATCTGCGCGTCTGCTTCGGGTCGGAATCGCAGGAGCGGCTGGTCGAAGGCATGGCGAGGCTGACCGCCTTCTTCAGCAAGCTCTGA
- a CDS encoding DUF885 domain-containing protein: protein MMANTIQLGRRLLLPLIVVGVISPTGAASATSPELQTLFTDYERFSTTHPIETGRSDQPSARLHWPMEAPQDLAARTEALKALKERLGSPHIKALTGEDALNRDYMARLIDWRLDGLAMDEHRFAFVAHDGFYNVPYYTARGLRTRTEAEAQAWIERLTAIPAYFEQQQANLQRGVATGWTHPDIVVRVAMDVLGAQTRRAIEDDALLAPLEHLASTIPERRRRDLRLAAIAALRDHVRPAQLSALAYIEGPYRAAARPALGINTVPNGRAYYDFLLSYYTTTDMTAEQTHALGLSEVARIRKEMDAVIAETGFQGDFAAWLEFLRTDPQFYATSRQALLDQAAIIAKRIDGVLPAWFSQLPRQPFAVEAVPLDVEENYTTARYGGGDFAAGQPGRFLVNTSHLDQRPLYELPALALHEAAPGHHTHMALAKENPELPSFRQARDMLAYREGWALYAERLGHEMGVYRSPYERFGSLSTEMWRACRMVVDTGIHALGWTYEQARACFTENSALADINIDTELARYIGAPAGAVAYKVGELKIIDLRRRAETALGEAFDIRAYHDLILQQGQLPLDQLEAVVNDWIALKQAS, encoded by the coding sequence ATGATGGCGAACACTATCCAACTCGGCAGACGGCTTTTGCTGCCTCTCATCGTGGTAGGCGTTATATCGCCAACTGGCGCAGCATCGGCGACGTCGCCCGAGTTGCAGACCTTGTTCACTGATTACGAGCGCTTCAGCACCACCCACCCCATCGAGACGGGCCGGTCCGATCAACCTTCAGCGCGCCTGCACTGGCCCATGGAAGCTCCGCAGGACTTGGCGGCGCGTACGGAGGCGCTGAAGGCGCTGAAAGAACGCCTTGGGTCGCCGCACATCAAAGCGCTGACGGGGGAAGACGCGCTCAACCGCGACTATATGGCTCGCCTGATCGACTGGCGGCTCGACGGCCTGGCGATGGACGAACATCGCTTCGCCTTCGTGGCGCACGACGGCTTCTACAATGTGCCCTACTATACGGCGCGCGGCCTTCGAACCCGCACCGAAGCTGAAGCCCAGGCTTGGATTGAGCGACTGACAGCCATTCCCGCCTATTTCGAGCAGCAGCAGGCCAATCTTCAGCGTGGGGTCGCAACGGGCTGGACGCATCCCGATATCGTCGTTCGCGTCGCCATGGATGTTCTGGGCGCTCAGACCCGGCGCGCTATCGAAGATGACGCACTGCTCGCTCCATTGGAGCACCTGGCCTCGACCATTCCGGAGCGACGACGCCGAGACCTTCGCCTCGCAGCCATAGCGGCTCTGCGTGATCATGTTCGGCCCGCCCAACTCTCGGCCCTGGCCTACATCGAGGGTCCCTATCGGGCAGCCGCCCGCCCAGCACTTGGCATCAACACCGTACCAAACGGCCGGGCCTATTACGATTTCCTGCTCAGCTATTACACGACCACCGACATGACGGCTGAGCAGACCCACGCATTGGGCCTGTCCGAAGTCGCGCGGATCCGCAAGGAGATGGACGCGGTCATCGCCGAAACGGGCTTCCAGGGCGATTTCGCGGCTTGGCTGGAATTTCTCAGAACCGATCCTCAGTTCTACGCCACATCACGGCAGGCTCTGCTGGACCAGGCCGCCATCATCGCCAAACGCATCGATGGCGTCCTGCCCGCCTGGTTCTCTCAACTCCCTCGCCAACCCTTTGCTGTGGAAGCCGTGCCTCTGGATGTAGAAGAGAACTACACCACGGCCCGCTACGGCGGCGGGGACTTCGCGGCGGGACAGCCCGGCCGCTTTCTGGTCAACACCTCCCATCTGGACCAGCGCCCCCTGTATGAATTGCCCGCTCTAGCCCTTCATGAAGCGGCCCCGGGCCACCACACCCATATGGCGCTGGCGAAAGAAAACCCGGAACTGCCCAGCTTCCGCCAAGCGCGCGACATGCTGGCCTATCGCGAAGGCTGGGCCTTGTACGCGGAGCGACTCGGCCACGAGATGGGCGTCTATCGCAGCCCCTACGAACGCTTTGGCAGCCTGTCGACCGAGATGTGGCGCGCCTGCCGGATGGTGGTCGATACGGGAATTCACGCCCTTGGCTGGACCTATGAACAGGCCCGAGCGTGTTTCACTGAGAACTCCGCTCTGGCGGACATCAACATCGACACCGAGTTGGCTCGCTACATCGGCGCTCCCGCCGGAGCGGTAGCCTATAAAGTCGGCGAGTTGAAAATCATCGACCTAAGACGCCGCGCCGAAACGGCCCTGGGCGAAGCGTTCGACATTCGCGCCTACCACGACCTTATCCTTCAGCAGGGTCAACTGCCGCTCGACCAGCTTGAAGCCGTCGTCAACGATTGGATCGCTCTCAAGCAAGCCTCTTAA
- a CDS encoding PLP-dependent aminotransferase family protein: MLKRAQLDSVQAFMDHPAQSGLPLHARIQRAVRQLIVERSLTAGRPLPSSRTLARSLGVSRDTVETAYAQLHAEGFIERRVGSGSFVCELTELGLKRGVLRPAGRRPALQPATAPTLSRRGQAMADSGRLRDPYAPLAFSPGVPETRLFPFAQWDRLHRLTLREEGAAALHHGDPQGHPRLRRAIAEYANLERGARADPDQILVLTSSQQALSLCARVLADPGDGVFIEDPAYQGAAKAIDAAGLKRLPVAVDAQGLRTDDLLARREDGRAVFVTPSHQFPTGRTLSLDRRLALIQWAADHDAWILEDDYDSEFHYAGRPTACVQGLDPHDRTLYLGTFTKSLFPGLRLAYLILPRRLVEPMVAARSLMDGFTASVSQLTLARFIEDGRFGAYVRTMRGVYEERLDALEAAVTARLSHVVTPDRPAGGLQMPCFLKDGFNEAETVRAARRVGVHLTGLTPLHDAGAGRPGWLMGFAASTPAEIDAAVGRLAKLFPA; the protein is encoded by the coding sequence TTGCTGAAGCGCGCCCAGCTGGACTCCGTCCAGGCCTTCATGGACCACCCGGCCCAGTCCGGCCTGCCCCTGCACGCCCGCATCCAGCGCGCCGTGCGCCAGTTGATCGTCGAGCGGTCGCTGACGGCGGGGCGGCCCCTGCCCTCGTCGCGCACTCTGGCCCGGTCGCTGGGCGTGTCGCGCGATACGGTCGAGACGGCCTATGCCCAGCTTCACGCCGAGGGTTTCATCGAGCGGCGCGTCGGCAGCGGCAGCTTCGTCTGCGAACTGACCGAACTGGGCCTGAAGCGCGGGGTGCTGCGCCCGGCGGGTCGCCGTCCCGCCCTGCAACCCGCAACGGCGCCGACCCTGAGCAGGCGCGGACAGGCGATGGCCGACAGCGGCCGTTTGCGCGACCCCTACGCCCCGCTGGCCTTCTCGCCCGGCGTACCGGAGACGCGGCTGTTTCCCTTTGCTCAGTGGGACCGGCTGCACCGCCTGACCCTACGCGAGGAAGGCGCCGCCGCCCTGCATCACGGCGATCCGCAGGGGCATCCGCGCCTTCGCCGCGCCATCGCCGAATACGCCAATCTGGAGCGCGGGGCGCGCGCCGATCCCGACCAGATACTGGTCCTGACCAGTTCGCAGCAGGCCCTGTCCCTGTGCGCGCGGGTGCTGGCCGATCCCGGCGACGGCGTCTTCATCGAAGACCCGGCCTATCAGGGCGCCGCCAAGGCGATAGACGCGGCGGGTCTGAAGCGCCTGCCCGTGGCGGTCGATGCGCAGGGGCTGCGCACCGACGACCTGCTGGCCCGGCGTGAGGACGGGCGGGCGGTCTTCGTCACCCCCTCGCATCAGTTTCCAACAGGCCGCACCCTGTCGCTGGACCGGCGTCTGGCCCTGATCCAGTGGGCGGCGGATCATGACGCCTGGATTCTGGAAGACGATTACGACAGCGAGTTTCACTACGCCGGGCGGCCGACCGCCTGTGTGCAGGGTTTGGACCCGCACGACCGGACCCTGTATCTGGGCACCTTCACCAAATCGCTGTTTCCGGGGCTGAGGCTGGCCTATCTGATCCTGCCGCGCCGGCTGGTCGAGCCGATGGTCGCGGCCCGCAGCCTGATGGACGGCTTCACCGCCTCGGTGTCCCAGTTGACGCTGGCGCGCTTCATCGAGGACGGCCGGTTCGGCGCCTATGTCCGCACCATGCGCGGCGTCTATGAGGAACGGCTGGATGCGCTGGAGGCGGCGGTTACGGCGCGTCTGTCCCACGTCGTCACGCCCGACCGGCCCGCCGGAGGGCTGCAGATGCCCTGTTTTCTCAAGGACGGTTTCAACGAGGCCGAGACGGTGCGCGCGGCCCGGCGCGTGGGCGTCCACCTGACCGGCCTGACGCCCCTGCACGACGCAGGCGCAGGCCGTCCCGGCTGGCTGATGGGCTTCGCCGCCTCGACCCCGGCCGAGATCGACGCCGCCGTCGGTCGGCTGGCGAAGCTGTTCCCCGCGTGA
- the hemA gene encoding 5-aminolevulinate synthase, whose amino-acid sequence MGAFDFADFFSRDLDDLKQEGRYRVFADLERLSKGAPYAWDHRRGRTITIWCSNDYLSMGVHPEVVEAAQNAIRTYGAGAGGTRNISGTSHEHVLLERDLADLHGKEAALLFTSGYAANDAALSTLASRLPGAVIFSDALNHASMIEGMRRSGVEKHIFAHNDWRDLDRLMSGVCRYRPKLVCFESCYSMDGDFAPIAAICDVAEKHGAFTYLDEVHAVGLYGARGAGVAERDGQSRRISMIQGTLSKGFGAMGGYVAGDAAAVDFVRSHAPGFIFSTALPPSVVAGVRAALRHLKADGAPRRALAARAASIKTGMQRLGLPVLPSPSHILPVMIGDAATARAVTDALMDEHGVYIQPVNFPTVPRGTERLRITPTPLHDQEDEEHLLEALAKVWRENADWRRFSSLALMNHQYREQVWP is encoded by the coding sequence ATGGGCGCTTTCGATTTCGCCGACTTCTTCAGCCGCGATCTGGACGACCTGAAGCAGGAGGGCCGGTATCGCGTCTTCGCCGATCTGGAGCGGCTGTCGAAAGGCGCGCCCTACGCCTGGGATCATCGGCGCGGGCGGACCATCACCATCTGGTGCTCGAACGACTATCTGTCGATGGGCGTCCATCCCGAGGTGGTCGAGGCGGCGCAAAATGCGATCCGCACTTATGGCGCGGGCGCGGGCGGCACCCGCAACATCTCGGGCACCAGTCACGAGCACGTCCTGCTGGAACGCGATCTGGCCGATCTGCACGGCAAGGAGGCGGCGCTGCTATTCACTTCGGGCTATGCGGCCAATGACGCGGCCCTTTCGACGCTGGCCTCGCGCCTGCCGGGCGCGGTGATCTTTTCCGACGCCCTGAACCACGCCTCCATGATCGAGGGCATGCGCCGCTCGGGCGTGGAAAAGCACATCTTCGCCCACAACGACTGGCGCGACCTGGACCGGCTGATGAGCGGGGTCTGCCGCTATCGGCCCAAGCTGGTCTGCTTCGAGAGCTGCTATTCGATGGACGGCGACTTCGCTCCCATCGCTGCCATCTGCGACGTGGCCGAAAAACACGGCGCCTTCACCTATCTGGACGAGGTCCACGCCGTGGGCCTGTACGGCGCGCGCGGCGCCGGCGTGGCCGAACGCGACGGCCAGTCGCGCCGCATCAGCATGATCCAGGGCACCCTCAGCAAGGGGTTCGGCGCCATGGGCGGCTACGTGGCGGGCGATGCGGCGGCGGTCGATTTCGTGCGCAGTCACGCGCCGGGCTTCATCTTCAGCACCGCCCTGCCGCCCTCGGTTGTGGCCGGGGTGCGGGCGGCTTTGCGGCATTTGAAGGCCGACGGCGCGCCGCGCCGGGCTCTGGCCGCGCGCGCCGCCTCGATCAAGACGGGGATGCAGCGACTGGGCCTGCCGGTCCTACCCAGCCCCAGCCACATCCTGCCGGTGATGATCGGCGACGCGGCTACGGCGCGGGCGGTGACGGACGCCCTGATGGATGAGCACGGGGTCTATATCCAGCCAGTCAACTTCCCCACCGTGCCGCGCGGGACCGAGCGGCTGCGCATCACGCCCACACCCCTCCATGATCAGGAGGACGAAGAGCATCTGCTCGAGGCGTTGGCAAAGGTCTGGCGCGAGAATGCCGACTGGCGTCGTTTTTCTTCTCTGGCGTTGATGAACCATCAGTACAGGGAACAGGTCTGGCCGTAG
- a CDS encoding DUF885 family protein — protein sequence MKKMRVGQLAGALALVLAWGGAGVAAASDHAALIGLYDEFRSLTQPAIKSGVPDYTPLAMERQLDALEALKARLEAIDDSRWPVSERADYMLVLAEMRGLEFQHRVLQPWKRDPAYYSVTNLGFGPKLHNAFDVPQLPIAAPAVVQLKASLEAAPAILAQARLNLTDPHRDLAMLAIIQKDVEINVFSRLAEQARLHHPELVQPALAAAEASREFRDWLKEIQADLPVYAGVGDANYDWYLKYVLLFPYSADEIRIIGQREHQRTTGWLAMEAHRNRNLERVEPVGSREAFDREREEADNELLAFLRDNQIVTVPDYLRHNPDEGPYILPSERDPARKGLFEPPLDLHFFFQAEFRDPRPLRAHNLPGHAFDHLEWMRDERPIRGKPRLFFVSGVRSEGWAFYLEELILQMGMLDGRPTGREIDYVLAAKRAARLEPELNMHANRWTYAQAKDALVKGTPRWMEADDAIAAFDIELYLRQPGYGIGYYMGKVELEKLLSERFMDQRDDFVLGRFHDEFRASGALPISLIRWEMTGRDDEVREMRQAPPIPQPRP from the coding sequence ATGAAAAAGATGAGGGTAGGTCAGCTCGCCGGCGCTTTGGCGCTTGTGTTGGCGTGGGGAGGCGCAGGCGTCGCCGCCGCCAGTGACCATGCGGCCCTGATAGGTCTCTATGATGAGTTCCGCAGTCTGACGCAGCCAGCGATCAAGAGCGGCGTGCCGGATTATACGCCCCTCGCGATGGAGCGGCAGCTGGACGCGCTCGAAGCGCTTAAGGCGCGGCTGGAGGCTATCGACGATTCGCGCTGGCCGGTGTCGGAACGGGCGGATTACATGCTGGTGCTCGCCGAGATGCGTGGACTGGAGTTCCAGCATCGCGTTCTTCAGCCGTGGAAACGCGATCCCGCCTACTATAGCGTCACCAACCTGGGCTTTGGCCCCAAGCTCCATAACGCCTTTGATGTGCCGCAGCTTCCGATCGCCGCTCCGGCGGTCGTCCAGTTGAAGGCGAGCCTAGAAGCGGCGCCAGCCATTCTTGCTCAGGCGCGGCTCAATCTGACCGATCCGCATCGTGATCTGGCGATGTTGGCCATTATTCAGAAGGACGTGGAGATCAACGTCTTTTCGCGACTGGCGGAGCAGGCGCGCCTTCATCACCCGGAATTGGTTCAGCCTGCACTAGCGGCGGCTGAGGCGTCACGTGAGTTCCGGGATTGGTTGAAGGAAATCCAGGCGGACCTTCCCGTTTATGCTGGCGTCGGCGACGCCAACTACGACTGGTATCTGAAGTACGTCCTGCTGTTTCCTTATAGTGCAGATGAAATCCGCATCATCGGTCAGCGAGAGCATCAGCGGACGACCGGCTGGCTGGCTATGGAAGCGCACCGGAACCGCAACCTTGAGCGGGTTGAACCCGTCGGATCGCGTGAGGCGTTCGATCGGGAGCGGGAGGAAGCGGATAACGAACTGCTCGCCTTTCTGCGCGACAATCAGATCGTCACTGTACCGGATTACCTGAGGCACAATCCTGATGAGGGGCCTTACATCCTGCCGTCGGAACGCGATCCGGCCCGAAAGGGCCTGTTTGAGCCGCCGCTTGACCTGCACTTCTTTTTCCAGGCCGAGTTCCGTGATCCGCGACCGTTACGCGCTCATAACCTGCCAGGTCATGCGTTCGATCATCTGGAATGGATGCGGGACGAGCGTCCGATCCGCGGCAAGCCTCGGCTGTTCTTTGTCAGCGGGGTGCGATCCGAAGGATGGGCCTTCTATCTGGAGGAACTGATCCTGCAGATGGGCATGCTGGACGGCCGGCCTACGGGACGCGAAATCGATTATGTGCTGGCGGCCAAGCGCGCGGCCAGACTGGAACCCGAATTGAACATGCACGCCAACCGCTGGACCTATGCTCAGGCAAAGGATGCTTTGGTGAAGGGCACGCCGCGATGGATGGAGGCGGATGACGCCATCGCCGCCTTCGATATCGAGCTTTATCTGCGCCAGCCCGGCTACGGCATCGGCTACTACATGGGCAAGGTCGAGTTGGAAAAGCTGCTCTCTGAGCGGTTCATGGATCAGCGTGACGACTTTGTCCTGGGCCGTTTTCACGACGAATTTCGTGCTTCGGGCGCCTTGCCTATCTCGCTTATCCGTTGGGAGATGACCGGCCGAGATGACGAAGTGCGTGAAATGCGTCAGGCGCCGCCTATCCCGCAGCCGCGTCCTTAG